From the genome of Nasonia vitripennis strain AsymCx chromosome 1, Nvit_psr_1.1, whole genome shotgun sequence, one region includes:
- the LOC100116943 gene encoding tyrosine-protein kinase transmembrane receptor Ror isoform X4, whose product MNLTKDAGSVVHMKCEIVGDPPPTKIRWYKNEAPVKEEPNRVIIKKINPQNHEHAAKNIAGSRLKITRLDVNDRGFYSCRANNDKDFIQSEGTLQVRTSRHGSHTMNPSLDIGNYSPISPHLPDLLDDNNDGDKFGTSGSGLSTPNQLGSTNHFGRSPPSPQPTNSQTSTMDLMEISGLKNVNMQIPVGVSLANLPGASLLPGRKDNHEGICELYEGKICAQFVGNHSVYIPHPLTQKMLEEKLIKAFHVINQSNDLSSNCERYAQPSLCYSTFPICRDFPKSQKPSTQLFKLLNSNQQDSFDDTDIDDSFDDLSRLQHGIRRKRGGKYRSNFDSSIDNKERASTRKIISTTYGDSRSAKKVSLNRKLRRICRKECEILENDLCRKEYAIAKRHPEIGKQVPLVECSDLPEEGTLEAADCISIGISTENNVQENVYCYWGTGKSYTGPVKTSMFGRPCLPWKNQFNLQISDHLELAGGHSYCRNPGSTEPQPWCYVDVDNRSQKEYCNIPKCVENLWVYAVVGFVLTGGFVIILVCYCCCYKSRKSRRQTNHLPTNKMLNGLQCDKNIYDGRRNTTQPMEMSSLLAGPGNTTPGTGTLSSGSSRTSNNRVPQFTINNVMLLQELGEGAFGKVYKGELQTGNKADEVIYVAVKTLKENASPKTQSDFKREVDLMTDLRHPNIICLLGVILNGEPMCMLFEYMTQGDLHEFLICHSPRSDVPLNNASGKVLEQPEFLHIALQIASGMEYLASHHYVHRDLAARNCLVGENLTVKISDFGLSRDIYSSDYYRVQSKSLLPVRWMPPESILYGKFTTESDVWSFGVVLWEIYSYGLQPYYGYNNQEVIDMIRSRQLLPCPEDCPTMIYSLMIECWHEVANRRPQFPEIHHRLHNWYVNQTYLSDFCNESITSYSGSSHKSTNKTNSTQLSAPVYKSDSLTRNQQTQLGMNKQQSQHVPDSQQTLYGGVTTDQQSNILKILSPNFHSSPQQQQQQIFANGHSCNAYGDQQQGTPLKNHLGYPNQNPNMGLIGEDKQQCCSPKLSGAKKVLPSMVIPHQQQLHKNGGVQNGAQLVVRLPDPSKVLTETRLSKQ is encoded by the exons ATGAACCTCACTAAGGATGCTGGAAGCGTCGTGCACATGAAGTGCGAGATCGTCGGCGACCCGCCACCAACCAAAATCCGCTGGTACAAAAACGAGGCTCCGGTCAAAGAGGAACCTAACAGGGTCATCATCAAGAAAATCAATCCGCAG AACCACGAGCACGCAGCGAAAAACATCGCCGGGAGTCGTCTAAAAATTACTCGGTTGGACGTGAACGATCGAGGATTTTACTCTTGTCGCGCCAACAACGACAAGGATTTCATTCAGAGCGAGGGAACTCTTCAAGTCAGAACGTCGCGTCATG GTAGCCATACGATGAACCCGTCACTTGACATAGGCAACTATTCTCCGATTTCTCCGCATTTACCAGATTTGCTAGATGA CAACAACGATGGAGATAAATTTGGTACTTCAGGGAGTGGATTATCTACTCCAAATCAGTTAGGATCAACAAATCATTTTGGTAGATCACCTCCTAGTCCACAACCAACTAATTCGCAAACCAGCACCATGGATCTTATGGAAATCAGCGGCCTTAAAAATGTCAATATGCAAATACCAGTAGGTGTTAGTCTCGCTAACCTGCCTGGCGCATCTTTGCTTCCAGGGCGTAAGGACAATCATGAAGGAATTTGCGAG CTTTACGAAGGCAAAATATGTGCACAGTTTGTTGGCAATCACTCCGTCTACATTCCTCACCCCCTGACACAGAAGATGttggaagaaaaattaataaaagcttTTCATGTTATCAATCAATCAAA TGATTTATCTTCAAACTGCGAGCGTTATGCGCAGCCATCTTTATGCTACTCGACTTTCCCGATCTGTCGAGATTTTCCAAAAAGTCAAAAGCCTAGCACGCAGCTGTTCAAACTATTGAACTCAAACCAGCAAGACTCATTCGACGATACAGATATAGATGACTCGTTTGACGATCTTTCACGCCTGCAGCATGGTATACGACGCAAACGAGGTGGCAAGTACCGTTCAAACTTTGACTCCAGTATCGATAACAAAGAAAGAG cATCGACCCGCAAGATCATCAGCACGACGTATGGTGACTCGCGTTCGGCAAAGAAAGTCAGTTTGAACCGTAAACTTAGACGAATCTGTCGTAAAGAATGCGAGATCTTGGAGAACGATCTCTGCAGAAAGGAGTACGCTATTGCTAAACGTCATCCAGAAATTGGCAAGCAGGTCCCACTGGTTGAATGCTCGGATCTGCCAGAGGAAGGTACACTCGAGGCTGCGGACTGCATCAGCATCGGCATCTCTACTGAGAACAACGTTCAAGAAA ATGTCTATTGTTATTGGGGAACTGGAAAGTCGTATACTGGTCCAGTAAAAACAAGTATGTTTGGTCGCCCCTGCTTGCCTTGGAAAAATCAGTTCAATCTACAAATATCTGATCATCTGGAACTGGCAGGTGGCCATTCTTATTGTCGAAATCCTGGCAGTACTGAACCCCAACCATGGTGTTACGTCGATGTGGATAATCGTAGTCAAAAAGAGTATTGTAATATACCTAAGTGTG ttgaAAACTTATGGGTTTATGCTGTTGTTGGTTTTGTACTCACAGGAGGATTTGTAATTATATTagtttgttattgttgttgctACAAAAGCAGAAAATCTAGAAGACAGACAAACCATTTACCAACAAATAAA ATGTTAAATGGATTACAATGtgacaaaaatatttatgatggAAGACGAAATACAACACAGCCGATGGAGATGAGTTCTCTTTTAGCTGGTCCAGGAAATACAACTCCTGGAACTGGAACTTTAAGCAGTGGAAGTAGTAGAACTTCCAATAATCGAGTGCcacaatttacaataaataatgtCATGTTATTACAAGAGCTAGGAGAAGGAGCCTTTG GAAAGGTTTATAAAGGAGAATTACAAACAGGAAATAAGGCTGATGAAGTAATTTATGTAGCTGTTAAAACTTTAAAAGAAAACGCAAGTCCAAAAACTCAAAGTGACTTCAAACGCGAAGTTGATCTCATGACAGATCTTAGGCATCCAAATATTATTTGCTTACTTGGTGTAATACTTAACGGAGAGCCAATGTGTATGCTTTTTGAGTATATGACTCAAGGAGACTTGCATGAATTTCTGATCTGTCATTCACCAAGATCTGACGTCCCTTTAAATAATGCGAGTGGAAAAGTATTAGAGCAACCTGAATTTTTGCACATCGCTCTTCAAATTGCTTCCg GGATGGAGTATCTAGCCAGCCATCACTACGTTCATAGAGATTTAGCAGCCAGAAATTGTTTGGTTGGAGAAAACCTAACGGTAAAAATTTCAGACTTCGGTCTTTCTCGGGATATCTATAGCAGCGATTACTATAGAGTACAATCAAAAAGTTTATTGCCTGTAAGATGGATGCCACCAGAATCGATCTTATACGGAAAATTCACAACAGAATCTGATGTTTGGAGTTTTGGTGTTGTTTTATGGGAGATTTACAGTTATGGCTTACAG CCATATTACGGTTATAATAATCAAGAAGTAATTGACATGATCCGCTCACGACAACTTCTTCCTTGCCCAGAGGATTGCCCGACAATGATCTACAGTCTGATGATAGAGTGTTGGCACGAGGTGGCCAATCGTCGGCCGCAGTTCCCGGAAATTCACCACCGGCTACACAACTGGTACGTCAATCAAACATACCTCAGTGACTTTTGCAACGAGTCGATAACAAGTTACTCGGGCAGTAGTCACAAGAGCACCAACAAAACAAACTCAACGCAACTCTCCGCGCCAGTCTACAAAAGCGATTCTCTAACCAGGAATCAGCAAACGCAGCTCGGCATGAATAAACAGCAATCACAGCACGTGCCGGACAGTCAACAGACGCTTTACGGCGGTGTGACGACAGACCAGCAGAGCAACATTCTCAAAATTCTGTCGCCTAACTTTCATAGTAGtccgcagcagcaacaacagcagatCTTCGCAAACGGTCACAGCTGCAACGCTTACGGCGATCAACAGCAAGGCACGCCGTTAAAAAATCACCTCGGCTACCCGAATCAAAACCCGAATATGGGCCTGATAGGCGAGGATAAACAGCAGTGCTGCTCGCCCAAACTGAGCGGAGCAAAAAAGGTTCTTCCGTCAATGGTTATTCCTCACCAACAGCAGCTGCACAAGAATGGTGGTGTGCAAAATGGTGCACAGCTCGTAGTTAGACTGCCTGACCCCAGCAAAGTTCTTACAGAAACCAGGCTCTCGAAACAATAG
- the LOC100116943 gene encoding tyrosine-protein kinase transmembrane receptor Ror isoform X5 → MMKLLAYLVLTLNCCIFVRARMSVRRSYSDDDFDDTSNNDGDKFGTSGSGLSTPNQLGSTNHFGRSPPSPQPTNSQTSTMDLMEISGLKNVNMQIPVGVSLANLPGASLLPGRKDNHEGICELYEGKICAQFVGNHSVYIPHPLTQKMLEEKLIKAFHVINQSNDLSSNCERYAQPSLCYSTFPICRDFPKSQKPSTQLFKLLNSNQQDSFDDTDIDDSFDDLSRLQHGIRRKRGGKYRSNFDSSIDNKERASTRKIISTTYGDSRSAKKVSLNRKLRRICRKECEILENDLCRKEYAIAKRHPEIGKQVPLVECSDLPEEGTLEAADCISIGISTENNVQENVYCYWGTGKSYTGPVKTSMFGRPCLPWKNQFNLQISDHLELAGGHSYCRNPGSTEPQPWCYVDVDNRSQKEYCNIPKCVENLWVYAVVGFVLTGGFVIILVCYCCCYKSRKSRRQTNHLPTNKMLNGLQCDKNIYDGRRNTTQPMEMSSLLAGPGNTTPGTGTLSSGSSRTSNNRVPQFTINNVMLLQELGEGAFGKVYKGELQTGNKADEVIYVAVKTLKENASPKTQSDFKREVDLMTDLRHPNIICLLGVILNGEPMCMLFEYMTQGDLHEFLICHSPRSDVPLNNASGKVLEQPEFLHIALQIASGMEYLASHHYVHRDLAARNCLVGENLTVKISDFGLSRDIYSSDYYRVQSKSLLPVRWMPPESILYGKFTTESDVWSFGVVLWEIYSYGLQPYYGYNNQEVIDMIRSRQLLPCPEDCPTMIYSLMIECWHEVANRRPQFPEIHHRLHNWYVNQTYLSDFCNESITSYSGSSHKSTNKTNSTQLSAPVYKSDSLTRNQQTQLGMNKQQSQHVPDSQQTLYGGVTTDQQSNILKILSPNFHSSPQQQQQQIFANGHSCNAYGDQQQGTPLKNHLGYPNQNPNMGLIGEDKQQCCSPKLSGAKKVLPSMVIPHQQQLHKNGGVQNGAQLVVRLPDPSKVLTETRLSKQ, encoded by the exons atgatgaagcTACTCGCGTACCTAGTGTTGACTCTAAATTGCTGTATTTTTGTACGAGCTCGGATGAGCGTCAGGAGATCCTACTCCGACGACGACTTCGACGATACGAG CAACAACGATGGAGATAAATTTGGTACTTCAGGGAGTGGATTATCTACTCCAAATCAGTTAGGATCAACAAATCATTTTGGTAGATCACCTCCTAGTCCACAACCAACTAATTCGCAAACCAGCACCATGGATCTTATGGAAATCAGCGGCCTTAAAAATGTCAATATGCAAATACCAGTAGGTGTTAGTCTCGCTAACCTGCCTGGCGCATCTTTGCTTCCAGGGCGTAAGGACAATCATGAAGGAATTTGCGAG CTTTACGAAGGCAAAATATGTGCACAGTTTGTTGGCAATCACTCCGTCTACATTCCTCACCCCCTGACACAGAAGATGttggaagaaaaattaataaaagcttTTCATGTTATCAATCAATCAAA TGATTTATCTTCAAACTGCGAGCGTTATGCGCAGCCATCTTTATGCTACTCGACTTTCCCGATCTGTCGAGATTTTCCAAAAAGTCAAAAGCCTAGCACGCAGCTGTTCAAACTATTGAACTCAAACCAGCAAGACTCATTCGACGATACAGATATAGATGACTCGTTTGACGATCTTTCACGCCTGCAGCATGGTATACGACGCAAACGAGGTGGCAAGTACCGTTCAAACTTTGACTCCAGTATCGATAACAAAGAAAGAG cATCGACCCGCAAGATCATCAGCACGACGTATGGTGACTCGCGTTCGGCAAAGAAAGTCAGTTTGAACCGTAAACTTAGACGAATCTGTCGTAAAGAATGCGAGATCTTGGAGAACGATCTCTGCAGAAAGGAGTACGCTATTGCTAAACGTCATCCAGAAATTGGCAAGCAGGTCCCACTGGTTGAATGCTCGGATCTGCCAGAGGAAGGTACACTCGAGGCTGCGGACTGCATCAGCATCGGCATCTCTACTGAGAACAACGTTCAAGAAA ATGTCTATTGTTATTGGGGAACTGGAAAGTCGTATACTGGTCCAGTAAAAACAAGTATGTTTGGTCGCCCCTGCTTGCCTTGGAAAAATCAGTTCAATCTACAAATATCTGATCATCTGGAACTGGCAGGTGGCCATTCTTATTGTCGAAATCCTGGCAGTACTGAACCCCAACCATGGTGTTACGTCGATGTGGATAATCGTAGTCAAAAAGAGTATTGTAATATACCTAAGTGTG ttgaAAACTTATGGGTTTATGCTGTTGTTGGTTTTGTACTCACAGGAGGATTTGTAATTATATTagtttgttattgttgttgctACAAAAGCAGAAAATCTAGAAGACAGACAAACCATTTACCAACAAATAAA ATGTTAAATGGATTACAATGtgacaaaaatatttatgatggAAGACGAAATACAACACAGCCGATGGAGATGAGTTCTCTTTTAGCTGGTCCAGGAAATACAACTCCTGGAACTGGAACTTTAAGCAGTGGAAGTAGTAGAACTTCCAATAATCGAGTGCcacaatttacaataaataatgtCATGTTATTACAAGAGCTAGGAGAAGGAGCCTTTG GAAAGGTTTATAAAGGAGAATTACAAACAGGAAATAAGGCTGATGAAGTAATTTATGTAGCTGTTAAAACTTTAAAAGAAAACGCAAGTCCAAAAACTCAAAGTGACTTCAAACGCGAAGTTGATCTCATGACAGATCTTAGGCATCCAAATATTATTTGCTTACTTGGTGTAATACTTAACGGAGAGCCAATGTGTATGCTTTTTGAGTATATGACTCAAGGAGACTTGCATGAATTTCTGATCTGTCATTCACCAAGATCTGACGTCCCTTTAAATAATGCGAGTGGAAAAGTATTAGAGCAACCTGAATTTTTGCACATCGCTCTTCAAATTGCTTCCg GGATGGAGTATCTAGCCAGCCATCACTACGTTCATAGAGATTTAGCAGCCAGAAATTGTTTGGTTGGAGAAAACCTAACGGTAAAAATTTCAGACTTCGGTCTTTCTCGGGATATCTATAGCAGCGATTACTATAGAGTACAATCAAAAAGTTTATTGCCTGTAAGATGGATGCCACCAGAATCGATCTTATACGGAAAATTCACAACAGAATCTGATGTTTGGAGTTTTGGTGTTGTTTTATGGGAGATTTACAGTTATGGCTTACAG CCATATTACGGTTATAATAATCAAGAAGTAATTGACATGATCCGCTCACGACAACTTCTTCCTTGCCCAGAGGATTGCCCGACAATGATCTACAGTCTGATGATAGAGTGTTGGCACGAGGTGGCCAATCGTCGGCCGCAGTTCCCGGAAATTCACCACCGGCTACACAACTGGTACGTCAATCAAACATACCTCAGTGACTTTTGCAACGAGTCGATAACAAGTTACTCGGGCAGTAGTCACAAGAGCACCAACAAAACAAACTCAACGCAACTCTCCGCGCCAGTCTACAAAAGCGATTCTCTAACCAGGAATCAGCAAACGCAGCTCGGCATGAATAAACAGCAATCACAGCACGTGCCGGACAGTCAACAGACGCTTTACGGCGGTGTGACGACAGACCAGCAGAGCAACATTCTCAAAATTCTGTCGCCTAACTTTCATAGTAGtccgcagcagcaacaacagcagatCTTCGCAAACGGTCACAGCTGCAACGCTTACGGCGATCAACAGCAAGGCACGCCGTTAAAAAATCACCTCGGCTACCCGAATCAAAACCCGAATATGGGCCTGATAGGCGAGGATAAACAGCAGTGCTGCTCGCCCAAACTGAGCGGAGCAAAAAAGGTTCTTCCGTCAATGGTTATTCCTCACCAACAGCAGCTGCACAAGAATGGTGGTGTGCAAAATGGTGCACAGCTCGTAGTTAGACTGCCTGACCCCAGCAAAGTTCTTACAGAAACCAGGCTCTCGAAACAATAG
- the LOC100116943 gene encoding tyrosine-protein kinase transmembrane receptor Ror isoform X6, which translates to MDLMEISGLKNVNMQIPVGVSLANLPGASLLPGRKDNHEGICELYEGKICAQFVGNHSVYIPHPLTQKMLEEKLIKAFHVINQSNDLSSNCERYAQPSLCYSTFPICRDFPKSQKPSTQLFKLLNSNQQDSFDDTDIDDSFDDLSRLQHGIRRKRGGKYRSNFDSSIDNKERASTRKIISTTYGDSRSAKKVSLNRKLRRICRKECEILENDLCRKEYAIAKRHPEIGKQVPLVECSDLPEEGTLEAADCISIGISTENNVQENVYCYWGTGKSYTGPVKTSMFGRPCLPWKNQFNLQISDHLELAGGHSYCRNPGSTEPQPWCYVDVDNRSQKEYCNIPKCVENLWVYAVVGFVLTGGFVIILVCYCCCYKSRKSRRQTNHLPTNKMLNGLQCDKNIYDGRRNTTQPMEMSSLLAGPGNTTPGTGTLSSGSSRTSNNRVPQFTINNVMLLQELGEGAFGKVYKGELQTGNKADEVIYVAVKTLKENASPKTQSDFKREVDLMTDLRHPNIICLLGVILNGEPMCMLFEYMTQGDLHEFLICHSPRSDVPLNNASGKVLEQPEFLHIALQIASGMEYLASHHYVHRDLAARNCLVGENLTVKISDFGLSRDIYSSDYYRVQSKSLLPVRWMPPESILYGKFTTESDVWSFGVVLWEIYSYGLQPYYGYNNQEVIDMIRSRQLLPCPEDCPTMIYSLMIECWHEVANRRPQFPEIHHRLHNWYVNQTYLSDFCNESITSYSGSSHKSTNKTNSTQLSAPVYKSDSLTRNQQTQLGMNKQQSQHVPDSQQTLYGGVTTDQQSNILKILSPNFHSSPQQQQQQIFANGHSCNAYGDQQQGTPLKNHLGYPNQNPNMGLIGEDKQQCCSPKLSGAKKVLPSMVIPHQQQLHKNGGVQNGAQLVVRLPDPSKVLTETRLSKQ; encoded by the exons ATGGATCTTATGGAAATCAGCGGCCTTAAAAATGTCAATATGCAAATACCAGTAGGTGTTAGTCTCGCTAACCTGCCTGGCGCATCTTTGCTTCCAGGGCGTAAGGACAATCATGAAGGAATTTGCGAG CTTTACGAAGGCAAAATATGTGCACAGTTTGTTGGCAATCACTCCGTCTACATTCCTCACCCCCTGACACAGAAGATGttggaagaaaaattaataaaagcttTTCATGTTATCAATCAATCAAA TGATTTATCTTCAAACTGCGAGCGTTATGCGCAGCCATCTTTATGCTACTCGACTTTCCCGATCTGTCGAGATTTTCCAAAAAGTCAAAAGCCTAGCACGCAGCTGTTCAAACTATTGAACTCAAACCAGCAAGACTCATTCGACGATACAGATATAGATGACTCGTTTGACGATCTTTCACGCCTGCAGCATGGTATACGACGCAAACGAGGTGGCAAGTACCGTTCAAACTTTGACTCCAGTATCGATAACAAAGAAAGAG cATCGACCCGCAAGATCATCAGCACGACGTATGGTGACTCGCGTTCGGCAAAGAAAGTCAGTTTGAACCGTAAACTTAGACGAATCTGTCGTAAAGAATGCGAGATCTTGGAGAACGATCTCTGCAGAAAGGAGTACGCTATTGCTAAACGTCATCCAGAAATTGGCAAGCAGGTCCCACTGGTTGAATGCTCGGATCTGCCAGAGGAAGGTACACTCGAGGCTGCGGACTGCATCAGCATCGGCATCTCTACTGAGAACAACGTTCAAGAAA ATGTCTATTGTTATTGGGGAACTGGAAAGTCGTATACTGGTCCAGTAAAAACAAGTATGTTTGGTCGCCCCTGCTTGCCTTGGAAAAATCAGTTCAATCTACAAATATCTGATCATCTGGAACTGGCAGGTGGCCATTCTTATTGTCGAAATCCTGGCAGTACTGAACCCCAACCATGGTGTTACGTCGATGTGGATAATCGTAGTCAAAAAGAGTATTGTAATATACCTAAGTGTG ttgaAAACTTATGGGTTTATGCTGTTGTTGGTTTTGTACTCACAGGAGGATTTGTAATTATATTagtttgttattgttgttgctACAAAAGCAGAAAATCTAGAAGACAGACAAACCATTTACCAACAAATAAA ATGTTAAATGGATTACAATGtgacaaaaatatttatgatggAAGACGAAATACAACACAGCCGATGGAGATGAGTTCTCTTTTAGCTGGTCCAGGAAATACAACTCCTGGAACTGGAACTTTAAGCAGTGGAAGTAGTAGAACTTCCAATAATCGAGTGCcacaatttacaataaataatgtCATGTTATTACAAGAGCTAGGAGAAGGAGCCTTTG GAAAGGTTTATAAAGGAGAATTACAAACAGGAAATAAGGCTGATGAAGTAATTTATGTAGCTGTTAAAACTTTAAAAGAAAACGCAAGTCCAAAAACTCAAAGTGACTTCAAACGCGAAGTTGATCTCATGACAGATCTTAGGCATCCAAATATTATTTGCTTACTTGGTGTAATACTTAACGGAGAGCCAATGTGTATGCTTTTTGAGTATATGACTCAAGGAGACTTGCATGAATTTCTGATCTGTCATTCACCAAGATCTGACGTCCCTTTAAATAATGCGAGTGGAAAAGTATTAGAGCAACCTGAATTTTTGCACATCGCTCTTCAAATTGCTTCCg GGATGGAGTATCTAGCCAGCCATCACTACGTTCATAGAGATTTAGCAGCCAGAAATTGTTTGGTTGGAGAAAACCTAACGGTAAAAATTTCAGACTTCGGTCTTTCTCGGGATATCTATAGCAGCGATTACTATAGAGTACAATCAAAAAGTTTATTGCCTGTAAGATGGATGCCACCAGAATCGATCTTATACGGAAAATTCACAACAGAATCTGATGTTTGGAGTTTTGGTGTTGTTTTATGGGAGATTTACAGTTATGGCTTACAG CCATATTACGGTTATAATAATCAAGAAGTAATTGACATGATCCGCTCACGACAACTTCTTCCTTGCCCAGAGGATTGCCCGACAATGATCTACAGTCTGATGATAGAGTGTTGGCACGAGGTGGCCAATCGTCGGCCGCAGTTCCCGGAAATTCACCACCGGCTACACAACTGGTACGTCAATCAAACATACCTCAGTGACTTTTGCAACGAGTCGATAACAAGTTACTCGGGCAGTAGTCACAAGAGCACCAACAAAACAAACTCAACGCAACTCTCCGCGCCAGTCTACAAAAGCGATTCTCTAACCAGGAATCAGCAAACGCAGCTCGGCATGAATAAACAGCAATCACAGCACGTGCCGGACAGTCAACAGACGCTTTACGGCGGTGTGACGACAGACCAGCAGAGCAACATTCTCAAAATTCTGTCGCCTAACTTTCATAGTAGtccgcagcagcaacaacagcagatCTTCGCAAACGGTCACAGCTGCAACGCTTACGGCGATCAACAGCAAGGCACGCCGTTAAAAAATCACCTCGGCTACCCGAATCAAAACCCGAATATGGGCCTGATAGGCGAGGATAAACAGCAGTGCTGCTCGCCCAAACTGAGCGGAGCAAAAAAGGTTCTTCCGTCAATGGTTATTCCTCACCAACAGCAGCTGCACAAGAATGGTGGTGTGCAAAATGGTGCACAGCTCGTAGTTAGACTGCCTGACCCCAGCAAAGTTCTTACAGAAACCAGGCTCTCGAAACAATAG